One Camelina sativa cultivar DH55 chromosome 3, Cs, whole genome shotgun sequence genomic window carries:
- the LOC104776430 gene encoding protein WVD2-like 7: MAGEVEEPFNLSRLENSIHSGSVSFGRFEKESLSWERRSSFSHNRYLEEAERFSKPGSVTQMRAHFEAHFKKKGIRFPSPVLPQTWGEEVVHHQTCAEKDDNLWENTSQFGDSCVSFDGDDHTSLSVALEKTNISRNEDNNETVSSSSATRSKPLRNVHKIVPCSTTKVSTKKHEVVLTKGASPSCNTKRQKELKPKRIVKTVASQAPTTSKKNESLTPLVATREKRTTTNGFSFRSNERAEKRKEEKVEAVVPKDLNFKARPLPKSTQARPQHTSTSQAKAKARDDRSLVNGIAKSKLNINQQKADIHRIQRPKTTSDQSSRSNSIRRSLVVRRSPVEVAL, encoded by the exons ATGGCGGGAGAGGTTGAAGAGCCGTTTAACCTAAGCCGTTTg GAGAATTCTATCCACTCGGGATCAGTATCATTTGGAAGATTCGAGAAAGAATCTTTATCATGGGAGAGGAGATCATCCTTTTCTCACAATAGATATCTTGAAGAGGCAGAGAGATTCTCTAAACCTGGCTCTGTTACTCAGATGAGAGCTCATTTCGAAGCGCATTTCAAGAAGAAAGGGATCCGGTTTCCGAGTCCTGTTTTACCTCAAACATGGGGAGAAGAAGTTGTTCATCATCAAACTTGTGCTGAGAAAGATGATAATTTGTGGGAGAACACGAGTCAGTTCGGTGATTCTTGTGTGAGttttgatggtgatgatcatACTTCTCTATCTGTTGCTTTGGAGAAAACTAACATCAGTCGCAATGAGGATAACAATGAAACAGTCTCATCTTCCTCTGCAACTAGATCGAAGCCTTTGAGAAATGTCCACAAAATTGTTCCTTGTTCAACGACCAAAGTTTCTACGAAGAAGCATGAAGTTGTCCTAACAAAGGGAGCTTCTCCAAGTTGTAATACTAAGAG ACAAAAGGAATTGAAGCCTAAGAGGATTGTTAAAACTGTTGCATCTCAAGCTCCAACAACATCAAAGAAAAATGAGAGCCTAACTCCTTTGGTGGCTACAAGAGAAAAGAGAACAACTACTAATGGTTTCAGTTTCAGAAGTAACGAACGAGCTGAGAAGAGGAAAGAG GAAAAGGTGGAAGCCGTAGTGCCTAAGGATCTTAACTTTAAAGCAAGACCATTGCCTAAAAGTACACAAGCTAGACCTCAACACACGTCAACAAGTCAAGCAAAGGCAAAAGCAAGAGATGATCGGTCACTGGTTAATGGAATTGCCAAGAGTAAGCTCAATATTAACCAACAAAAGGCGGATATACATAGGATTCAAAGGCCAAAGACCACCAGTGATCAGAGCTCCAGAAGCAACTCGATCCGAAGGAGTTTAGTGGTTAGGCGTTCTCCGGTTGAGGTTGCTTTGTGA
- the LOC104776429 gene encoding leucine-rich repeat extensin-like protein 3, which produces MNTNDHGLPLLSLFFIFSLLYFPYLTISETPCPYPCYPTPPIGGGSSTPSITQPPPNPPPAVNYPSPAGNLPNYSPPAGNVPNYPSPPYGGGDGSGSSIYGPPPPDAILPYFPYYFRKPPHQTDQTSSSSLLAVPGKLTVRIIAVVTLELVGVLGNILFIT; this is translated from the coding sequence atgaaCACAAACGATCATGGCCTTCCCCTCTTGAGCTTAttcttcatcttttctcttctttacttcCCTTACTTGACCATATCCGAGACGCCGTGTCCTTACCCTTGTTATCCAACGCCACCTATTGGTGGTGGCTCCTCCACACCCTCCATAACTCAACCACCACCAAATCCTCCTCCAGCCGTTAACTACCCTTCTCCAGCAGGGAATTTACCAAATTACTCTCCTCCGGCCGGGAATGTACCAAACTACCCTTCACCACCGTACGGTGGCGGAGACGGTAGTGGCAGCAGCATCTATGGTCCTCCACCGCCAGACGCTATCTTGCCGTACTTCCCTTACTACTTCAGAAAACCTCCTCACCAAACGGATCAAACGTCGTCCTCTTCACTCTTGGCGGTTCCAGGGAAATTGACGGTGAGGATCATAGCCGTGGTAACTCTTGAGTTGGTTGGAGTGCTCGGTAACATTTTGTTTATAACTTAG
- the LOC104776427 gene encoding putative 1-phosphatidylinositol-3-phosphate 5-kinase FAB1C, translating to MSTSCKRCHLCEKELLNYAIEFCCQKCERLCCGLCPRSHTVYSEKEEERCERLCKPCRGADSEGKRYDLPSSLATDTTRVENLASRDENSVAQSLDFVNTESLWDLPVLNRQVDYFSEEEEDEEYSANEFSHARLHPIKAMAKDQLRSVVAGLLVSDNREWLDIITSLAWKAAKYIKPDTSYRSMDPRTYVKVKCINSGNLNQSCFIKGIVCSKNISNKKKNVEQQTTKLMILAESVKHKTVACQLSFFKDLLPQEQACVRMIKERLASLRPDILLVEKSVTSYV from the exons ATGTCAACAAGTTGCAAAAGGTGCCACCTTTGTGAGAAAGAGTTACTCAATTATGCAATCGAGTTCTGTTGCCAAAAGTGTGAGCGATTGTGTTGTGGTTTGTGCCCTCGTTCTCATACTGTGTATagtgagaaggaagaagaaagatgcgAGAGGCTATGCAAACCTTGTCGCGGAGCGGATTCAGAAGGAAAGCGCTACGACTTGCCTTCTTCATTGGCAACTGACACGACTCGGGTTGAAAATCTTGCTTCTAG GGATGAGAATTCTGTGGCACAATCACTTGATTTTGTGAACACCGAATCTCTGTGGGATCTTCCAGTGTTGAACCGCCAAGTGGACTActttagtgaagaagaagaagacgaagaataCTCTGCTAACGAGTTTTCACACGCTCGACTTCACCCTATTAAAGCTATGGCAAAGGACCAGCTTCGATCTGTTGTTGCAGGGTTATTAGTATCAGACAATAGGGAATGGCTGGACATTATTACTAGTTTGGCATGGAAAGCTGCCAAGTATATTAAGCCAGATACTAGCTACAGAAGCATGGATCCTAGAACCTACGTGAAAGTAAAGTGTATTAACTCAGGAAACCTAAATCAGAG TTGCTTCATTAAGGGAATCGTCTGTAGCAAGAACAtcagcaacaaaaaaaagaatgttgaACAGCAAACAACCAAGTTAATGATTTTAGCTGAGTCTGTCAAACATAAGACCGTAGCTTGCCAACTAAGTTTCTTTAAAGATTTACTCCCACAG GAACAGGCTTGTGTGAGAATGATAAAGGAACGCTTGGCTTCACTGCGTCCTGACATTCTACTAGTCGAAAAAAGTGTAACCTCTTATGTCTAG
- the LOC104776428 gene encoding chitin-binding lectin 1-like, which translates to MPENSHRRGSVVIFTVMLITLLTCPTLINASSSDASLEARKLDEVDPIKCSPSCIQNPPPPSPPPPSPPPPACPPPPALPPPPPKKVSPNCPPPPPANFLYITGPPGNLYPVDEQFGATAGKSFTVVLSGLIALGIMGFLIL; encoded by the coding sequence ATGCCGGAAAATTCTCACCGCCGGGGATCCGTCGTCATATTCACGGTGATGTTAATCACGTTGCTGACGTGTCCAACACTCATCAACGCTTCATCATCAGATGCTTCTTTAGAAGCAAGAAAGCTAGATGAGGTCGATCCCATCAAGTGTTCTCCAAGCTGCATCCAAAACCCTCCTCCGccgtctcctccaccaccgtctCCGCCGCCACCTGCGTGTCCTCCTCCTCCGGCTCTTCCACCTCCTCCGCCGAAGAAAGTCAGTCCCAACTGCCCGCCTCCACCGCCGGCTAATTTCTTGTACATCACGGGTCCGCCGGGAAATCTTTACCCCGTGGATGAGCAGTTCGGAGCGACCGCCGGAAAAAGCTTTACGGTGGTGCTCTCCGGTTTGATCGCGCTTGGAATTATGGGGTTCTTGATTCTTTGA